GCTTCATCTGTTTGAATGCTATTCACCATTTTTTCGAACATCTTATCGCCCACGGAGTGAGCCATGGAAGAAAGACCGATGAACTGGAGATTTGTAAATCCGGTTTCAAATACGAAATTGGTTCCTATAGCGAATTCAATCGGGTTGGATCCAATCAAAAGATCATCTACAAAGTGCCGTCCGGCGATCGCGACCCAGTTGTTCGTGTGAAAAAATTTGTGCGTCCAGTCAAATCGTTTATCCCAGGAAATGAGTTCATGCATTAAAAGAAGTGGAATTTGTGTGTGGCGAAATTCATCCATCGCACCGAGTAAGGCCATCGATCGCCACGCACTATCACGGCCGAAGCGGGCGGCCCGGAGGTTTCCTACAACTGCAGCAAACTCAGCCAGCGGAAGAGCTGCGGCATGCAGCTTCAAACCGTTTAACCACGAAGGGTCCAGCTTTTGAAAATCTTCAACTTTGCCGATCGCATCTCTTACCGCGTACACAGCGGAATCTTTTGCGGACTGGTTGACCACATATTCGGTGTAGGAAGTGCGATAAGGCTCGTCCCAACTGCTCCATTCGCTTTGCGGCAGCCATGGAGTTCCTGAAATCTCTTCCGGATAGACCTCTGTTTCTTCTACGTACGAGAACTGCCAATCCAGCTTACGAGCCAGATCGAGCCATTGGTCTCTTCTTAACACTCGCTTGGGGACACTCGCTGTTACGGACAAGTATATAACACGTGGTCAAGCGCCCGTGAGTTAATTAAAGTTTGCCAGGCGAACAGGATAGCGTTTGGCTCCCCATTTGCCGGGGGGTCCTTCGAACCGACCCGGGCAGCGAGTGCCGCAGACTGCACAATGACCGTCCGATGTTAATTTCCAGGCGGTCAGCTCGTACCAGTCTCTTCCAATGATTTTGGTTCCACAGCCATGACAGTATGTGCTGCCACCTTCCTCATCGTGCACATTGCCGGTATAAACATAACGAAGACCATTTTTCAAAGCGATCTTACGCGCTCGTGTCAGCGTAAAGGGAGGAGTGGGAGGCTTATCGAGCATCCGGTAATCCGGATGGAAAGCTGTAAAGTGAAGAGGAACATCCGGGCCGATCTTTTCCATGATCCACTGCGTCATCTTTTCTATCTCCTCTTCTGAATCGTTTTCACCCGGAATCAAAAGAGTTGTGATCTCAAACCAGACGTCTGTTTCGTGCTTTAAGTAGACCAGCGTATCCAGAACAGGCTGTAAATGCCCCGCGCAAATTTTGCTATAAAACCGTTCGGTAAAACCCTTCAGGTCCACGTTCGCAGCATCCATGTATTTGTACATTTCCACTCGCGGCGCATCGCACACATATCCGGCGGTCACAGCCACCGCTTTGATTCCGACTTCATGGCATGCCTGAGCCACATCAATCGCATATTCCAGAAAAATAACAGGATCGTTGTAGGTGAATGCAACTGAGTGGCAACCGAGCTGTGCTGCGGCCGAAGCAATCCGTTCAGGTGACGCCGCATCAGCCAATGTATCGATTTCGCGAGACTTGCTGATATCCCAGTTCTGGCAGAATTGGCAGGAGAGATTGCACCCCGCTGTTCCAAAGGAAAGAATCGGTGTTCCCGGAAGGAAATGGTTCAGCGGTTTCTTTTCTACAGGATCGATGCAGAAACCGCTCGACCTTCCATACGTGGTTAGCACGATCTGGTCATTTTCGCGCGCCCGAACAAAACAAAGACCTCGTTGGCCTTCGTGCAATTTGCAGTAACGCGGGCACGTATCGCACTGGATACGCCCATCTTCAAGCGCGTGCCAGTATTGAGTGGGTACGGTGTTTGAATTCATTGTCTGAATTTAAGAGTAAAAGTTAAGGGTTAAAAGTCAAATGACATTGCTTCGCAGGCGAGACGCCCGCGATACCATTGCCGGAAATGTGTGGCTTTGCGAATATTGTTGTAAGAGAATGTCCCTGATGTTGAGTCGGAGAGAATTGTTCCAGGCCGTATTGGCAAATACGACTCTATTAATCGCCCGGATTGCCGCTGCAGATATCAAGAAAAATCCGTCACCCGAATACTTAAACATTTCCCATAGCAAGCTGGAATGGAACGGCATCAGCAAAGGAGTGGAGTTCGCACGGATCGAGGTGTGGCGGCACAAAGAACTGATCGACGTACTTGCTGTAGTTAGAATCGACCCGCGGTTCAATCGCATTCGCGTCCTTAGTGCCTACGAAGAGGAAAAGACGGTTGCGCGCACGATTGAAGACTGGCAAAAACAGACGGGCGCCATCGCAATGACCAACAGCGCGCAGTACATGGCGGATCCTTACTACATGCCGTGCGCCCTCATCATTTGCGACGGCAAATTGAAAGGCCCCAAATCCAATTCCAGTGTTCGTGGAATGCTGGTCGCCGAACCGGTAAAAAAGAATTTACCGCTGGCGGATCTGTTGGATTTTGAATACGACCGCTACACGCCAGGAACGTACCAGCAGGGCGTTCAGCACTGGCCCATCCTTCTGGACCGGCACGGAAAGATCAAGGTAAAAAAGACCGGCTGGCAGGCAAACCGGACGATTGTGGCCAAAGACTTCGATGACAAAATTCTTCTGATCACCACAGAAGGAAATTTCTTTACCCTGCACAACCTCGGGCTGTTTTTGAAGGAGAGCAACGCGAGACCGGATCGTGGGTTGCGCATTCACACGGCCATGAATCTGGACGGTGGTTCAGAAGCAAATATGGTTGTAAAGGCCAGCGATTTTTCCTACGTGCGCTATGGTCCGTTCGAAGCGCAGAAAAAACCGGCGTTCAGCTTGTTCAACTGGAAAGTGAAAATTCCCGGAGCAATAGGCGTCTTCGCGAGATAATTTTTAACAGAAGGACGCAAAGATCGCGAAGAGAAAAAAAATTCTTTATCTTTGCGTCCTTTGCGAGCTTCTGTTCAAGATTGTTCCGCGGCTTGAATAATCTTCAGGAAGGAATCCGCTTTTAAGCTGGCGCCGCCGACAAGCGCGCCATCAATATGCTCTTCGCAGATAAACGAGTCAATATTGTCCGCTGTCACACTTCCACCATATTGAATGCGTGTGCTTTCTGCGATCGTAGAATCAAACATCTCGGCAAAGAGCGAACGGATATAAGAATGAACTTCAACTGCGTCCGCCGGCGTAGCAGCGCGGCCGGTTCCAATCGCCCAGACGGGCTCATAGGCGATCGTGAAATCGTTCATGTGTTCGGATGTAAACCCGGCGAGACCGTTCCGGATCTGATATTCAACGACTCCGAGTGTCTGGCCACGTTCCCGGTTTTCCAATGATTCGCCGACGCAAAGGATTGGGTAAATTCGATGGCGAAATGCAGCCTGTATTTTGCGATTGATTTCCTGGTTCGATTCCCGAAAATACTGTCGTCTTTCGGAGTGACCTATAATCACGTAGCTACAATTGAAATCTTTCAGCATGAGAGGCGAGATTTCTCCCGTAAATGCGCCCTTATCTTCCCAGTACATGTTTTGGGCGCCTAACTTTATCTTCG
The sequence above is drawn from the bacterium genome and encodes:
- the amrS gene encoding AmmeMemoRadiSam system radical SAM enzyme — its product is MNSNTVPTQYWHALEDGRIQCDTCPRYCKLHEGQRGLCFVRARENDQIVLTTYGRSSGFCIDPVEKKPLNHFLPGTPILSFGTAGCNLSCQFCQNWDISKSREIDTLADAASPERIASAAAQLGCHSVAFTYNDPVIFLEYAIDVAQACHEVGIKAVAVTAGYVCDAPRVEMYKYMDAANVDLKGFTERFYSKICAGHLQPVLDTLVYLKHETDVWFEITTLLIPGENDSEEEIEKMTQWIMEKIGPDVPLHFTAFHPDYRMLDKPPTPPFTLTRARKIALKNGLRYVYTGNVHDEEGGSTYCHGCGTKIIGRDWYELTAWKLTSDGHCAVCGTRCPGRFEGPPGKWGAKRYPVRLANFN
- a CDS encoding phosphodiester glycosidase family protein — its product is MLSRRELFQAVLANTTLLIARIAAADIKKNPSPEYLNISHSKLEWNGISKGVEFARIEVWRHKELIDVLAVVRIDPRFNRIRVLSAYEEEKTVARTIEDWQKQTGAIAMTNSAQYMADPYYMPCALIICDGKLKGPKSNSSVRGMLVAEPVKKNLPLADLLDFEYDRYTPGTYQQGVQHWPILLDRHGKIKVKKTGWQANRTIVAKDFDDKILLITTEGNFFTLHNLGLFLKESNARPDRGLRIHTAMNLDGGSEANMVVKASDFSYVRYGPFEAQKKPAFSLFNWKVKIPGAIGVFAR
- the tpiA gene encoding triose-phosphate isomerase → MRNKFIAGNWKMNTTRAETTALLQALLQGTSAIEKTTIMVAPPFANLQIASELLQNSKIKLGAQNMYWEDKGAFTGEISPLMLKDFNCSYVIIGHSERRQYFRESNQEINRKIQAAFRHRIYPILCVGESLENRERGQTLGVVEYQIRNGLAGFTSEHMNDFTIAYEPVWAIGTGRAATPADAVEVHSYIRSLFAEMFDSTIAESTRIQYGGSVTADNIDSFICEEHIDGALVGGASLKADSFLKIIQAAEQS